In Helianthus annuus cultivar XRQ/B chromosome 3, HanXRQr2.0-SUNRISE, whole genome shotgun sequence, a single window of DNA contains:
- the LOC110932478 gene encoding uncharacterized protein LOC110932478 produces MEKMQEEYENAVRNKRRDKKRECYVNKDGEPVVHRSDIVHDDVLLVIPLSGEYYSSVEKDKTYKKRLDKIIRDAMTSSLRKRDEERMKKNVECMVNDLKKVAEKVKIEAVKEEDVKISEAVKETVTEEQKVEKAVNEEQQFDEMKKKEERRKKKKKK; encoded by the coding sequence ATGGAGAaaatgcaggaagagtatgaaaatgCTGTAAGAAATAAAAGACGAGACAAGAAGCGAGAGTGTTATGTCAACAAAGATGGTGAACCTGTTGTCCACAGGAGTGACATAGTTCATGATGATGTTCTTTTAGTAATTCCTCTATCCGGCGAGTATTACTCAAGTGTTGAAAAAGACAAAACCTACAAGAAAAGGCTGGATAAAATCATCAGAGATGCTATGACATCAAGTCTGAGGAAGAGagatgaagaaagaatgaagaaaaatgttgaGTGTATGGTGAACGATTTGAAGAAAGTTGCTGAAAAGGTTAAAATCGAAGCTGTTAAAGAAGAAGATGTGAAGATTTCTGAAGCTGTGAAAGAaactgttactgaagaacagaagGTTGAGAAAGCTGTTAACGAAGAACAGCAGTTTGatgagatgaagaagaaagaagaaagaagaaagaagaaaaagaagaagtga